The following are encoded together in the Glycine max cultivar Williams 82 chromosome 8, Glycine_max_v4.0, whole genome shotgun sequence genome:
- the LOC100776625 gene encoding extensin, whose amino-acid sequence MAAVFWVLALASLSYPLATINAQAPAGTPSNWQPSTLSAPSNLPTTTPNAPSTLPTTTPNAPSTLPTTNPVAPSTLPITNPVAPSTLPTTTPTAPSTLPRATSPSSSTPSVAKQPPVVAATPSTSKNPPVTSTSPTSTPTTTAAPSKLPTAASPTSATATPFPSVATSPTSSKTPITIQTPVKSPLPKATSPTSAPVKLPVPKVTTPTSAPVKLPDPKPLPPSSAPVKLPVPKALPPTSTPLKPPVPKTTPPKIAPVKPPVPKTLPPKIAPVKPPVPKTLPPKIAPVKPPVPKVTPALSPKPPSPKIPPPQPPKNAPIPPPPLPLPPAEAPPLPTPTPSKAPTPAPVHKKKAPKSSPAPSPLSSTPTPAPTPAIETPTPAPAPEDDTPPPPPHRHRRRRHKHKHEKHHALSLAPAPTITRRSPPAPLAGDIATTDSEETQSPAPSPNANAAQSYYRQGNMWPTIGLTAILLSVIA is encoded by the exons ATGGCTGCAGTGTTCTGGGTATTGGCTTTAGCTAGCCTCAGCTACCCGCTAGCCACAATCAATGCCCAAGCACCAGCAGGTACACCCTCCAATTGGCAACCTTCAACCCTTTCAGCACCCTCCAATTTACCAACCACAACCCCAAATGCACCTTCTACTTTGCCAACCACAACCCCAAATGCACCTTCTACATTGCCAACAACAAACCCAGTTGCACCCTCTACATTGCCAATCACAAACCCAGTTGCACCCTCTACATTGCCAACCACAACTCCAACTGCACCCTCAACATTGCCAAGAGCAACTTCCCCCTCTTCTAGTACACCATCAGTAGCCAAACAACCACCTGTTGTGGCTGCAACTCCTTCCACCTCAAAGAATCCACCAGTAACATCAACTTCTCCCACTTCTACTCCAACAACCACAGCTGCACCCTCCAAATTGCCAACTGCAGCTTCCCCCACTTCTGCCACAGCAACCCCTTTTCCTTCAGTAGCAACCTCTCCCACTTCTAGCAAAACACCAATTACCATTCAGACTCCTGTGAAATCACCACTTCCAAAAGCTACATCTCCAACATCTGCTCCTGTGAAATTACCAGTGCCCAAAGTTACAACTCCAACTTCTGCTCCTGTGAAATTACCTGATCCCAAGCCTTTACCACCATCATCTGCTCCAGTTAAATTACCAGTCCCCAAGGCTTTACCACCAACCTCCACTCCACTGAAACCACCAGTTCCCAAAACTACCCCTCCAAAAATTGCTCCTGTGAAGCCACCTGTTCCCAAAACTTTACCTCCAAAAATTGCTCCTGTGAAGCCACCTGTTCCCAAAACTTTACCTCCAAAAATTGCTCCTGTGAAGCCACCTGTCCCCAAGGTTACACCAGCATTAAGTCCAAAACCCCCATCCCCCAAAATCCCACCACCACAACCACCCAAAAACGCTCCTATTCCACCCCCTCCTCTGCCATTACCACCAGCTGAGGCACCACCATTGCCTACTCCAACACCATCCAAAGCACCAACACCAGCACCTGTACACAAAAAGAAAGCACCAAAATCATCACCTGCTCCTTCACCACTTAGTAGCACACCAACACCAGCACCAACGCCAGCGATTGAAACACCAACACCAGCTCCAGCACCTGAAGATGACACGCCACCACCCCCTCCCCACAGGCACAggagaagaagacacaagcaCAAGCACGAGAAACACCACGCACTTTCTCTGGCTCCAGCACCAACTATTACCCGGAGAAGTCCCCCAGCACCACTTGCTGGCGATATTGCTACAACCGATTCAGAAGAGACACAATCACCAGCACCAAGTCCCAATGCG AATGCTGCACAATCATACTATAGGCAAGGGAATATGTGGCCAACTATTGGACTCACTGCCATTTTGTTATCTGTTATCGCTTGA